GAGTCCGGGAGCGGTTCAGAGGCCCTAGGAGGGGGCCCCGCCGCCCCGGGCACACGGAGCATGCCCAGGCCCGAGCTGCCGTGCCAGAAGGTGTCCACTCCCGCCCTGGCCCTTCAGCCCGGTGTGTGCACACAGAGCCAGCGGGGCAGGGGTGGCCCTGGGGGCACGGGGAGGGCCTTCCTTCCAGGCGGGAGGAGCGGCCCCCTGGCGGAGCAGGCCTGCCTCCCTGCGGCCCTGGCCAGGCGCACCGGCACGGCCGGGGCCCTGTCCGCCAGAGGGTCGGCTGCCGGTCGGAGACTCGTTTGCACTCACAGAGATCAGAGCCCGCGAGGGGCCGGGGGTGCCAGAGAGCGTGCTCTTGGCCCGCCGCCCACTCACGTCGAAGCTGGCATCCGGACGGAAAGCCCCGGTGCGGCCTTTGCTGTGACCACACGGGGCCGGAGCCCGCGGACTCGCAAGCCGGGAGCGGATGGCCTGGGGGGCCCCCAGACCGGCCTCGCCCTCCCGTGGGCCGACTTCGCCCACCAGAGTCGGCTGCAGAGCGCGTGGGCGCTGagcccagagggcagagaggCCGTGTGGAGAGGGGGCCTCGGGGGCCAGAGAGACCAGGGGCCGGAGGGCCAGGACCCCAAGAAAGGCCTACCCTTCGCGGGCTTCTCCTCACTGCTGTCCACACAGTTATTCCACTTCGGGAAGAGTGTCTCCTGGGGGGGGAAGCAGGCGGGAGTCTTTAGCCCGCCCCTGAGTCTGCCCCTGCAGGGCCCGTCCTTCTCGGCCTTCAGAGACACGCCGGCTGGCCACAGCCCCGTGTCCGGAGGCTCGCGCCTGCTCACGAAGAAGGAAGGCGGACGCTGGCCCAGCCGGAAGTCACAGGCTGCGTGCACCCTGCACGCCAGGAGGAACTCGGGCTCTGAGGACGACGGTTTGGACCTGAGGTACAGGCGGAGGGCCGTCGGTGGAGAGGACGAGGCCCGGGAGGCCGTGGGCAGCGACTCGAGCGAACTCAGCGACACGTCCGTGGAGGAGGGCGGCGGCCCGGCGGCCAAGGGCAAAGCCCTCCAGCCCTGAGGATGCGTGCTGGCTCTGTGTCCTTGTGGGAAGCGCGTCTGTGTGCGCCCGCTGCTCGCGAGCCTGGGCCCGGAACGGGAAGGCCCCCTGCGCAGCCCCGTAGACGGGTAGGCCCGCCGGGAGCGGTGGTGTTATTTAACAGATGTGTCCTGGAAAATAGGGTTTTTGTAGcctttttgtaaattatttaaagtgctgtaaaaagtatttttggaaaatgctgttgtttggttttgtagGGCATTCCTAACTGCCGCTTTCTGTGGTCTGCGTGCGAGGCTTAGATTAGCGGCCACTTGGCTTGGCCGTCACAGCCAGGGCTCAGGTGACCCTGACCACCAGTGTGGCCGCCGGAAGGGTCTGGCCGTGCCTGGGAAGGCAGCGGTGGACGCCCGCCCTGAGCGTCCCAGAAGCGCCCCCGGAGGCCTCCGTCGGGAAGCTACTGGACAGCTCTTGTGACCTGAAGGCCGCCGGTCCCACGAGGCCAGGGTGAGTCCTCTGAGCGCTGCGGTCACCGCCTCTGCGGGAGAACATTTCAAAGCACAACGGCCAGCGGGCGGACGGACCGGCACCCAAGCCTGTGTTGTTTAACGTCCAGCCCTGTTCAATTCCTGTGTGATTCTAACAGCCCAATAAAGCCCTTTTCGTATGGGAGCCATTATTCCTCGTCGTCCGTCACGGTCTGGGAAGGTGACGTCCCCTGAGAGTGCCCTCCTCCCCGTGGGCACTCGGGAACACACGAGGCCGGGGCCGCTTTCCTTGTTGTGGTGCCCAGACGTCTGGAGAGCCCGGGATGAGGCCCAGCACCCTCCAGGGACCAGGGCCTCGCCAGGGTGTGCCcgcacactcactcactcactcacactcacacacacacactcacgcactcAGCAGGTGCGCCAGGCGGCTTCCCCAGGGCCCGCCTCCCCGAGGCACGATGGGCCGTTGCCTGCGCTGTtgcgagtgggggtgggcagggcccccGGCCTCGCGGTGGGTCTGAGCTGTGCCACAAGCCAAGGTGCCTTGCGGAGGGGGGGAGAGTGTGGCTTTCCGTGCCTTCTGCTCAGAGGCTGCCGGGGAGACAGGAGGGGCTGCTGTCGCGTGGGGTGGACACTCAGCGGTCACGACGTTGACGTGCAAAACGTCCGGCAAACGTTTTTGTCTGCGGCCCTGAGTTTTACGACTCACTGTTGCATTCAGCTGACGGACCTGGACAAGGTTTGCTTTGCAGCTGAGTTTAGTATTCAGACGTGCAAGTGAATTTTCTACAGGCTTGTGCACCCTGGGGTTTAGCGACGGCCCCTTCTGCACCCATAGGCCGGGGAGCACCCGTGGGCCCTCAGCCTGCAGCCCGCCCTCCGGCCCGCCGACACCTGCAGGGGTCCGTCCACCAGCCCCGTGGCCGGCTCTTAACTCGCTTTGGTGCCCCCCCGGAGAAACAGTTCGTGTGATCCAtgctttacatttaattttgaagaagtgCTTTTAACACTTGGAAACGAAAATCAGCTTGTTTTGTATATAggaactgggtttttttttttttttaatgcaaatgagTCCAGCCCTGCTTGTAAATCTGCTTAAGCAGCTCGTCTTACCCAGAGTGGCCTTTGTGGGACGGGATGGTGACTAGAGGACCCTCCTGTGCACTTAGCTCTGAGtaccccctgcccctgctgcttGCTGTCTCCTCCAGGCCCGGCACCCTTCACGCatgcctccttcctgtccccGGGTTCCCGCGGCCTCTGCGACACTGACCCCCATTCTGCGTGGGGCACCGCTGTTCACACACGCCTTGTTCTCACACACACCAGGCACAAGCCTGCTTGGGCTGGTCCCTCCCAGGGACCCCGTGCCCTAGGTCAACTCTGGCGCATGCTGGGGCCCAGGCCAGAggttccccaccacccccaccatctCTGGGAAGGGGGCCGTGGTGGGGTGAGTGTGCGGGACCTGACGCCACAGCCCTGAGTAGCAGTGTCCAGGGAGCTGCCGCACGGGGTGCCGAATGTGCACCCACCTCTGCGGGCAGGGGGACCGTGTGTTCCCAAATCAAGCCTCGCTTCCGGGGGAAGGAGGGGTCTGTGTGCCTGGGGCCAAAGGTTCATTCATTTAATGCAAAGAAGGAGAGAGGCCTAATGGGCACAGTGGgaagagaggtagggaggggagggagggtcccGGGGGTTCAGACGTGAGGTCCATCAGGAGAGGGAGGGTCTCCTACAGCCAAGGCTCACTCCCTCCTTTTATGGCTCAACATCTGAATTCTTGGCAGGTTTCTGGAGCTGAGACACAGTCGCCTCGGGAAATCGGGCCCTAAGTTTAAGTTCTAGCGCCTTCTCTGCTcatataaaaagatgaaaagtattGCGCCcttgctccccgcccccaccgccctccGAACTAATTTCAGGGCCTGTTTAAGGGACCCACCATCCACCCTGCAAGCCACCACCGGGTTCGCTCCAGGGAAGGCGGACCCGGAGCGGGAAATAGTCTGTTATTTGCAGAGTCTTTGGGTTTCTGCCATTCGGTGCCCTGGACAGACGTTCCGCCCAGTGTGGACGCATTTCCTGTGTGTTTGGAACCCTGTGTTCTCACCGACTGCGACCGAGAGACAAAGAGTTACTGATGCGCATGGAAATACGTGTTCAGCGCGCGAAGCCGCTGCCCTTCACCCCACCCGGCAGCCAAGCGGCGGGGGCCTAGTGACGCCCCGGTTCTCTGCGTCGCGTCTCGTGGTGGAAGGAAACAGCCCGACCCGGCCAGGCCTCCTCGTGGGTCAAGACAGGCTTTCCTGACGTCACAGTCAGGAAACACAGAGATGCCGTGCTGGCCTCTTCCCTAACTGTTCTGACGCGGAGTGAGGACTTTGAGAGACGTCAGGATCGCGGCCAGGGAGGGACGGGGTCCTTCCCGTGATTCGGGCACCCGGCCCCCGCGCGTCCCCGCGGCCTTCCGTGAGACCGTCCACCTAAACGCTCTGCGTCTGCCCTCAACACATGAAGATTCCTGGTGGAAGACGTGCCAAAAGAGAAGTTTATAGGCACCGGAGTCCCCGTAAGACTTGTGTGCAGCGTCGGGGCCAGGGCTGCGGGGTCCCCTGCCCGCGGCCACGCCTCCCCAGACACACCCAAGGCGGGCTCCGCGTCGGGCAGGCCTGGGACTCGCCCCAGGTGATGACGTCAAGGTCCTCCGAGAACCCAAGCCAGCAGACAGGGGTGCGCCAGGACGAGGACGCCGGGAGCCTGAGCTGGAGACGCTCCCGCTCTCGCGGGAAGACGGGCATATATGTTCTATCAAAGTTATTTCTGGTTTCCATCTTCCCAGACATTCATTCTGCTTACAATGCACGTAGAGTGTAGCTTTACCTCACTAGCATCTCTGACAGAGCAGTTTATCGGCCGTGACGCGTCGAAGCACCCAGCACCTGTTAGGATGCCCAGGTCTGGCGATGTCGGCTCCCCTGGCACCCCCAGCCGGCCGCAGGGGCGGCCTCTCCGAGCGTGGCACTCACCAGCTCCGACCAGGAGGAAAAACGGCTATCTTGCCAGCTAACTTTGCCCTTCCCCGGAGTCCCCAACCTGCTTTTCATAGCTGCCGAGGCAGGAGTTCATTCTTTTCGGGGAGTTTAGAAACTTGGTTAAAAAGGCATTCTTTGTCTTGTGTTTATTTCAACAGAGGCTCAGCACAGAAGCGTCCCCAGGATTTGGGTATTTTTTAGTGAAGGGTCGTGGAAAGTAATTTTTGGCCCGATGCCTGGAGAGCCCACTGGTTTTGTGGCTCAGAAAGATAACGCACAGACCCTGGCTTCAGGCTCAGCTTTGCATCTTTTTATTAAGAATATCGACTTTCTCTGGAAACCATTTCCGTTCCAAATGGGACATTAAGCCTGTGGCCAAAATGTCTACTTCTGTGTATTAATAATCAAAAGGTTTGAATGAAGAAATAACCAGTCATGGCGTTTCATTCCTTCCCACTCTGACGGGACCACGATTTTTGTAAAGGAGATAGCATCCGTGGAACGTAACCGTGGCCTCTGTCTAGAGCGAGTGCCTTCTGGATTTCCCATGATGAACACGTCCTGCTCTCGTACCTCAATCGATCGAGGACTGCAGAGAAATCAACGTGCACGCACTGTCATTGCTACCCCACCCAGAAAATGCGTTATTCCCTGCCTGCCGggatttttcttaacgttttacTGAACATTGGAAATGAACACAAAGGGACAAGTCCCACGGACACATCACCCCCTCCAACCGCGAGAGGCGCTGGCCAGGCCCGTTCCACTGATCTGgcctccaggccctgcccctctCGGTGGCCGCAGGATGTTCCCGGGGACTCCACGCCGGCCAGCATGCGTCAGGGACAGGGGGCTGTGttcctgcccttcttccccgCACGGCCCCCGTCCTCCCTCCAGGCAGGGCATCCCACCCTCCCGATTTCCACCAAGGCGCTTTAGAACAGGAAACCCACTCCGGGATCTGTCTGGAGTGTGAAACGGCTGCCGAGAAAGACacgggggacaggggaggggggtgggggttacCCAGGCCTTCCTCGTGCCAGGCCAAAACTTGGGTCCCAGGACGCCCACGGTCCTGTTCCCTGATTACAGGTGAGTCCAGAATTCAGAATGCTGCGacttttttaatggaaagtcAAGCCACTAACATCCTTCCCAGCTCGGAAGTAAAACGAGCACATAGGACGTTACTGCCCCGTCCGCATGTTTTCCTAATGTAAAGAGCAAACATTGTCAGGGAAAGCAGTGAAGTCTGCACCTTCACGATTGGGCAAATTACGGGAGACGGGGGGCAATGTGTCAGGTCATTGCTGCTGGTGTCAGGGGACCCCTGACCTCTCAATCGCAGATGGAGGGCCTGTTGACGTTGTAGCTGGGGTGGAAGTTGAAGCGGTCGTAGGAGGTGATGTAGTTGTCGGGACCCGTCACAACGCTCTTCTCCACGCAGACGTTGAAAGTATTGTTCCGGAACATCCCACCGGCCGCAAGTTGTCTGGAAAACTTGCCCGAATTTGGGTAAAATACTTTCTGGAAGTGGCAAGGGGACACAAGAATTAATGGGGTGTGCAGCCGGTCGGGCATTTCTGGAAGAAGAGCAAGAATTTGTAAGAAAATGTCGTCTCCGCCCCCAGGAAGCAGCGACGTCAGGGTGGGCAGAATGGCCCAGGCCGtccctgtttactttttttttttttttaataattttattgatttattttgagagacagagtgtacaCGCTCAGGAGGCGAGGGAgtgggaaagaatcccaagcaggctcagcgctgagccCGACTCGAGGCTCCGTCCTGTGAACCGGgagatggcgacctgagccgagatcgagagtcggacgcgtcagcgactgagccacccgggagcccccagACCATCCCAATTTATAGGTGACGTCTGGGAACACTTACTAATAGCTCGCTACGCACGGACTGAAGGACCGCTTACGGGCCACCTGGGCGTAGCACAGCCACTGCTGGCCCCAAGCCACCCCAGTTCTGCTCGGACCAACCGTGCCACCAGATACGCATCTGGACCTCTCTGAatgtcagtttccttttctgcagagaaGAGCCAAAGTCGACACgcgtgggtttcagccctgagTGCGTACGTGAATCCCCTGTAGAGAGCTGTAACACGCTTCTGATGCCCACGCCCCACCAGTGCAGGGGTGCGGGGGGGCACTGCCTTAGTGGGGTGAGGGTGCGGTGAGGACCACCCCCAGACAAGCCCGAGCTCCCGTGTGCAGGCGCTAGGGTGGTGGGGATCAGTCCAACAGCACAGCATCATCGGGTGACCCTGGGGCGCCCGGGCCTGGGGCTCTCTGCCAGATGGCTCACCCTGGACAGGTGAGCTGTTCTTTAGCTAGCCTCCTGTCAAGATCGCTGGCTGTTGTGTCTCCTTGGCAGGAAGCGGGGACAAAGAGAAATGGCTTCCGTGCATGTTTTTAATAGACTGTCTTTTCTCGGGGCAGAGGCTGTGGGCTCCAGAGAAATTGAGTCAGGAGCGCGGAGTTCCCAGATAGCCAtcacggccccccccccccccagggcacaGACGGCCGCCCTGAGCGTCACTGTGCCACGTTTCTGACAGCTGAGCCGACGTCCACACATCCACGCGTCACTGAAGTCCACAGCGTTCGTTCATCAGCGTTCACTTTTCGTGTTGTACGCTTCAGATACCGTTCCAGTATCGCAGAGGACAGTTTCCTCGcggtatcatttttcttttcaatttttttccaatgtttatttttgagagagagacagagcgtgaacaggggaggggcagagagagagggagacacaggatccgaagcgggctccaggatccgagctgtgaTCACAgcgccggacgcggggctcgatctcacaaaccacgagaccgtgacctgagccgaagtcgaccctcaaccgactgagccacccaggcgccccaaatgtttatttatttttgagagagagagagagagacagagtgcgagcagggtgggggcagagagagagggagacacagaatccaaagcaggctccaggctcccagctgtcaacacagagcccgacgtggggctcgaacccatgaatcgggaggtcgtgacctgagccaaagtcgaatacttcaccgactgagccacccaggcgcccctctggaaACTTTCTAGACACATAATCTCCCAAGAGCTCTATCCCCCATGTAAAACACGTAAATAAGCGATATAaccagacctttttttttttttttttttaattttttttttttttaaccagaccttttaaaatgatgactattttgaaggaaaaaaccaCACTGTCACCCCAAAATGGGTGGCCCTACTGTCCTGGGTATCCAGGGGATGCTTATGCTGGTGCATCTGACCCCTCACCTGGGCCCAGGAGGGACTTCAGGGGAGTTTTAGAAGGCAGTTCTAGACCTCCAGACTGTGAAGTCAACCtcaaaaagggggtgggggggtacccAAAAGTACACGGATCCCCAGATCCACCAATGTGCCTTGTCCCGTTGCAACCTGTGGTTTTTCGCCGGCACTGCCTCTTAAGGTCACGAGTTCATTAACATCAGGCATTATTACAAAAAGGAGGCAGCCGATCCCTTATTTGCTTCCCAACTCAATGCCTGaaggtgccgggggggggggggggggggggggggggaggggggtctatGTAAGAGGAGCCAGCCTCTGGGGACGTCTTAAGCCACTCTACGTGCGctgttctcatctttaaaacactTCGTTGCCAAATTCACTTAGTTATTTCTACCCGGCCCTGTTTCAAAAAGATTtgaggtgccccctccccctttgtGATGTTGGAACTTGGGGCCCCTCTGGACGGCCCCCCCCATGTGTTGCCCTTTTGAGAAATCCAGGGTTGCAGCCTCCTCCTGGagatgccccccgccccccacataCACGTGCTTCCCCGCTTACCGGCATCTCGTGCACAGTGGGGGCCCTGCTCCCGTAAGCTTGGTTACTGGTCCTGTACACGGAGACAGGCTCCTTGGTCCTGGCAGATGAGAAACACACTCTATTTTCCGTGCATTTATTCTAATTCTGCCCAAGCCGCGGCCTTAAAACATCTGCTTGATGGAGCTCTGTCGGGAACGCCCCAGGCTGGCAATGCAGCCGTGAGCGTGGGCTCCCTTGGCCCGCAGGttcaccctccccgccccctctgctCACCTCTGCCCTTACTCTCCCCCAAGGCAGGCCAAAGCCCTAAAGGCAACCCTCGCAGGGTCTTGGCACCTGCCGTCACTTCCTGGACAGGCAGGGAGGTCAGGAGCTGCGGCTCAGCTGCCACACCCccgctggggggcggggggggggggggggtgggggtcgtcCACTCCGGGGTCTCTGAGAGAAAACACGCCCAGGGTCTCTGATGCTGACCCTGAGTTGAACTGAGTGGCTGGGTTCGGACATCAGCTCTGTCTCATGCCTCCAGAGCTTGAGCGAGATACCACCTTTCTGCACCCCAGTTGTCTGTCCTGGGACAGGATAACAGCCCCCGGTCCACGGGATGGCAGGGGAGACTaggtgagggagggcaggggtctaCCAACGGCCCAGGGTTAGCCATGAGCAGCTCAGGCGTGCCGGTGGCGGCGCCTCCCAGCCCGGAGAGGTAGGACTTATCCCGGCCACCCCGGCCCCTCCTGCACTGCCTGCAGGCCCCTCGCTTGTGCTTTCGGAGGACTTTCTCGCCCATTTGGTGGTAACAGCTGGGCGCGGGGCCAGGCCGCGGACTCGTGTGTGCGGGCCTAGTGAGCGGAGCCGCCACCCAGCCCCAGCGCGTGCCCGGTGGCCCCTGACTCCGTCCTCACCCGTAGCCCCGAAACCACTCCGGGTTGTTGAACCTGACCGGCAGATCCCCGTCTATGCGGTAGTAGTCGCTGGTTCTCTTCGCGGGCGCGGGGGCCGCGGCCTCGGGGGCCGGGGGCTCCGCAGCCTCCGCGCACTCTCGAGGGTTCGCCTCGGACATGAGCCTGACCTCGGCGGCGTCGGTGGGAGAGCGCGGGCGTCCGCGCGGCTTCCCGTTGCCAGGCGACGGCCGGGTCACCTGACTGGGCGGTCGGGCCTTAAAGGCGCCGCGCCCACGGCCTTCCCAGCCGTTCCCCTACTGGCCGGGGGACCCCGGGTCTCGGCCTTCACCCGCAGAAGGCCCGCTTCCAGCTCCACACGCCGTTTTACCGCGTGCCTGGGTGTCCCCGGCCCCGGAcgtcaggccccgccccctccgccccgTACCCGGCCTCTAAATGCAGACTCCAGATGCGCCTAATCTTATGGGAGTCCCCCTGGGAGACGACGGGTTGTGTTGGACTGGCCCGAGGTGAGGAGGGCCCCCACCGGGACGGCGGCTCGTGCGGGGTGCAGGGGGCGAACTGGGGGGACAGGGCCGGTTCCCCTACACTCCGTGCTTCCCTACACCCCGCGCTCGCCCCGACCCCGCCGGGCCGCTCCATCCTCCCGTGTCCGTGGCGtccgggcgggcggcgggccgAAGTCGGGCCCGGGGCTCACGCGTCGCTGGCCTGCGCGGCCGGACCCCGAGCCGAGCGGCGGGGAGCGCAGAGGCACCTCCGGGCCGGCAGGCGGCGCTGCGGCCGGGgcgctggcggcggcggcggaagGAGCGCCGCTCCCAGGGCTCGTCCCTGCCCCGTCCGCCCTCCGCGCCATGGCGCCCGCCGCGTCCGTGTCCCGCCTGCTCGGCGCGGGTGAGCGTGCGCGGGGGCCGGGGGGTGCGGAGCACAGGGCGCGGGCGGGACCCCCGGGGACGCGGCGGGACGGGTCCGGGCCGGAGGGCACGGGCAGGGGCGCGGGGtgcgggcggggggtggggacggggggcGGCGCGACGCCTCCCAGGCCTGCGGGTCACGCAGCGCCCGCCGC
Above is a window of Panthera tigris isolate Pti1 chromosome D4, P.tigris_Pti1_mat1.1, whole genome shotgun sequence DNA encoding:
- the CD4H9orf116 gene encoding UPF0691 protein C9orf116 homolog, giving the protein MSEANPRECAEAAEPPAPEAAAPAPAKRTSDYYRIDGDLPVRFNNPEWFRGYGTKEPVSVYRTSNQAYGSRAPTVHEMPKVFYPNSGKFSRQLAAGGMFRNNTFNVCVEKSVVTGPDNYITSYDRFNFHPSYNVNRPSICD